A genomic stretch from Pseudomonas alkylphenolica includes:
- a CDS encoding mechanosensitive ion channel family protein, with amino-acid sequence MTRSLFALLLGCLLSLQLATAAPLLPTAAKSTEPAEPVVQGGLLGAIADGLDDVSQELDVDNHLIDNWRLRADRAADEVDQLVSQPSGLSSLELWTDFALLTITWLLAFALLTNGGRLLAGKSSHSRLLRARPRPSRVVKYLLVYTLPAMASLIITLYVSHFLALSAGRALGMSLAYATSSGIFSTSIIFCLITLFDTGHKRTAVRIIRRVAPRPLFLIGFLAAWSDALTSPQIARHLGGNITSSVAAVTGLLATLAFAVLVIRLRRPVAHLIRNRALPDRLQHRAVQETLRIFSALWFLPILMMILVSAIHLIGAGEESQRALQKALLTSILLIGTVFLSTVFQHMFKHQEEADARQRLRPYKELLRNLARALLRIAIAVAFIVLLGRIWGFSVLDFALRNSLGRAISDSLSSIGLILLVTWLLWVVIDTAIQEALKPTVGRRAARQPSTRVRTILPMLRNAIKIILVVICTITTMANLGINVAPLLAGAGVVGLAIGFGSQQLVQDVITGLFILIEDTIAIGDWVVLDSGHAGTVESLTIRTLRLRDSKGFVHSVPFGQIKAVTNQSRQFAYAFFSVQFSYETDIDSALKLIREVGHSISEDPMLRHSLQGPLQVFGVDSMNLNGITLTAQFRTTSGGQYAVNRAFNERLKKRVDQTDDVSFAQYNPPPSRVGDGQA; translated from the coding sequence GTGACCCGATCCCTGTTCGCCCTCCTGCTCGGTTGTCTGCTGAGCCTCCAGCTGGCGACCGCCGCCCCCTTGCTGCCCACTGCGGCAAAATCGACAGAGCCTGCCGAGCCTGTGGTCCAGGGCGGTCTGCTCGGCGCAATTGCCGATGGCCTGGACGACGTCAGCCAGGAACTGGATGTCGACAACCACCTGATCGATAACTGGCGCCTGCGCGCCGATCGCGCCGCCGATGAAGTCGATCAACTGGTCAGCCAGCCCTCAGGGCTCAGCTCTCTGGAGCTGTGGACCGACTTCGCCCTGCTGACGATCACCTGGCTGCTCGCCTTTGCCCTGCTCACCAACGGCGGCCGCCTGCTGGCAGGCAAGAGCAGCCATTCTCGTCTGCTGCGCGCGCGACCGCGTCCCAGCCGCGTGGTCAAATATCTGCTGGTTTATACCCTGCCAGCCATGGCCAGCCTGATCATCACCCTCTACGTCAGTCATTTCCTCGCGCTCTCCGCCGGTCGTGCCCTGGGCATGAGCCTGGCCTACGCGACCAGTAGCGGTATTTTCTCGACCTCGATCATCTTCTGCCTGATCACCCTGTTCGACACCGGGCATAAACGCACGGCAGTGCGGATCATTCGCCGGGTGGCGCCACGGCCATTGTTTCTGATCGGCTTTCTCGCCGCCTGGAGCGACGCGCTGACCAGCCCGCAGATCGCCCGGCACCTGGGTGGCAACATCACCAGCAGCGTCGCCGCGGTGACCGGTTTGCTGGCGACCCTGGCATTTGCCGTGCTGGTGATCAGGCTGCGCCGCCCGGTAGCTCACCTGATCCGCAACCGCGCCTTGCCCGATCGCCTACAACACCGTGCCGTGCAGGAAACCCTGAGAATTTTCTCGGCACTGTGGTTCCTGCCAATCCTGATGATGATCCTGGTCTCGGCCATACACTTGATCGGCGCCGGCGAAGAGAGCCAGCGTGCTCTGCAAAAGGCGTTGCTGACCTCAATCCTGCTGATCGGCACAGTGTTTCTCAGCACCGTGTTTCAGCACATGTTCAAACACCAGGAAGAAGCAGACGCCAGACAACGCCTGCGCCCCTACAAGGAGCTGTTGCGCAACCTCGCTCGCGCACTGTTGCGCATCGCCATTGCGGTGGCCTTCATCGTGCTGCTGGGGCGCATCTGGGGGTTTTCGGTGCTCGACTTCGCCCTGCGCAACAGCTTGGGCCGCGCCATCAGCGACTCGTTGAGCAGCATCGGCCTGATCCTGCTGGTCACCTGGCTGCTCTGGGTAGTAATCGACACCGCTATTCAGGAAGCACTCAAGCCCACGGTCGGACGCCGTGCGGCACGCCAGCCCAGCACGCGGGTGCGGACCATCCTGCCGATGCTGCGCAACGCGATCAAGATCATCCTGGTGGTGATCTGCACCATCACCACCATGGCCAACCTGGGCATCAACGTTGCCCCGCTGCTGGCCGGTGCCGGGGTGGTTGGCCTGGCCATCGGCTTCGGCTCCCAGCAACTGGTGCAAGACGTGATCACCGGGCTGTTCATCCTCATCGAAGACACCATTGCCATCGGCGACTGGGTAGTGCTCGACTCCGGGCATGCCGGCACTGTTGAGAGCCTGACCATCCGCACCTTGCGTCTGCGCGACAGCAAAGGCTTCGTGCACTCGGTGCCGTTCGGCCAGATCAAGGCGGTCACCAACCAGTCCCGGCAATTTGCCTATGCCTTTTTCTCGGTGCAGTTCAGCTATGAAACCGACATCGACAGCGCCTTGAAGCTGATCCGCGAAGTCGGCCACTCGATCAGCGAAGACCCGATGCTGCGCCACAGTCTGCAAGGGCCCTTGCAGGTGTTCGGGGTCGACAGCATGAACCTCAATGGCATCACCCTGACCGCACAGTTCCGTACCACTTCGGGCGGACAATATGCGGTCAACCGCGCCTTCAACGAGCGCCTGAAAAAACGTGTCGACCAGACCGATGACGTGAGCTTTGCCCAGTACAATCCACCACCCTCGCGTGTCGGTGACGGGCAAGCCTGA
- a CDS encoding class I SAM-dependent methyltransferase has translation MTSVIDTLQQHLLAALDPAPAETRRLFHGRGRCWPGLEQITVDWLQGVLLVSLFREPPEGQLPELEQMLLALAQAPCWSGQAMLIQHRYLPDSPGQWLLGSPSEHWLIDEDGLRYQLDLGLKQNTGLFLDMRYGRRWVREQAAGKRVLNLFAYTCGFSVAAIAGGAEQVVNLDMARSALSRGRDNHRLNGHDLGRVSFLGHELFKSWGKVRKSGPYDLIIIDPPTFQKGSFVLTQDYRKILRRLPELLTDGGTVLACVNDPAIGPEFLIEGMAEEAPDLVFVERLANPPEFPDNDPAGGLKALVFRL, from the coding sequence CAGCAACACCTGCTTGCGGCGCTTGACCCGGCGCCGGCCGAAACCCGCCGGTTGTTTCATGGCCGCGGGCGCTGCTGGCCGGGGCTTGAGCAGATCACCGTGGACTGGTTGCAGGGTGTGCTGCTGGTGTCGCTGTTTCGCGAACCACCGGAAGGTCAATTGCCGGAGCTGGAGCAGATGCTGTTGGCGCTGGCCCAGGCGCCGTGCTGGAGTGGGCAGGCCATGCTGATCCAGCATCGCTACCTGCCCGACAGTCCCGGGCAGTGGTTGCTGGGTTCACCGAGTGAGCACTGGCTGATTGATGAAGACGGTTTGCGCTATCAGCTGGATCTTGGTTTGAAGCAGAACACCGGGTTGTTTCTCGACATGCGCTACGGACGGCGCTGGGTGCGTGAGCAGGCGGCGGGCAAGCGGGTATTGAACCTGTTTGCCTATACCTGTGGGTTTTCGGTGGCGGCAATTGCCGGTGGTGCCGAGCAGGTGGTCAATCTGGATATGGCGCGTTCGGCGCTGAGCCGCGGGCGGGATAATCATCGGCTCAATGGTCATGACCTGGGGCGGGTGAGTTTTCTCGGGCATGAGTTGTTCAAGTCGTGGGGCAAGGTGCGTAAGTCCGGGCCTTATGATCTGATCATTATCGATCCGCCGACCTTTCAGAAAGGCAGCTTTGTGTTGACTCAGGATTACCGCAAGATTTTGCGGCGGTTGCCTGAGCTGTTGACTGACGGTGGGACGGTGTTGGCGTGTGTCAATGATCCGGCCATCGGGCCTGAGTTTTTGATTGAAGGTATGGCTGAGGAGGCGCCGGATCTGGTGTTTGTCGAGCGTTTGGCCAACCCACCGGAGTTTCCCGATAACGATCCGGCGGGTGGGCTCAAAGCGCTGGTGTTCCGCCTGTAG
- a CDS encoding DUF2946 domain-containing protein, giving the protein MNTFPANRPLIAWTLYFSVLFNLFACGIGHGQMVGLQLNGIGGAYCSAMGSAGPTLKSDFSDQSVSGWDSMQTCPVCAAAVVCLGLMLVIGWLLAATRTRRYHRELRSKAPPRYCWPAANPRASPLLA; this is encoded by the coding sequence ATGAACACCTTCCCCGCCAACCGCCCGCTGATTGCCTGGACCCTGTACTTCAGCGTCCTGTTCAATCTGTTCGCCTGCGGTATCGGCCACGGGCAGATGGTCGGCCTGCAACTCAACGGTATCGGCGGCGCCTATTGTTCGGCCATGGGCAGCGCCGGGCCAACGCTGAAAAGTGATTTCAGCGACCAGTCGGTTTCTGGCTGGGACAGTATGCAAACCTGTCCGGTGTGCGCCGCCGCGGTTGTCTGCCTGGGCCTGATGCTGGTCATTGGCTGGCTGCTGGCTGCCACCCGCACCCGACGCTATCACCGCGAACTGCGCAGCAAGGCGCCACCGCGCTATTGCTGGCCCGCTGCCAACCCTCGCGCCTCCCCTCTTCTGGCTTGA
- a CDS encoding TonB-dependent receptor, whose amino-acid sequence MPYSYRFSGCAALLCALSFNASAEAPLTLPDLRIDGRADADDGVLLDTPSQTGSRLGLTPRETPASVNIVNRQQIEQRGAQTTQDMLAGVPGMTAASPPGSAGSVAYRGFSGAQITQLFNGISVQYDSIAARPVDSWIYDRVEAIGGPSSFLFGAGAVGGSINYITKLASRDENFNEGRIKYGSYDSSETSFGFNHALNDGDGIRNYARLDFSHTHSNGYVDREERDAWSVAFSLLTDINDQLSHTLALEYQNESVDSPYWGSPVLNPLGGEMKVDESRRFENYNVEDGRYEQRVRWLRSITEYRFNDDTSLRNTLYHYNTERNFRNLETYAYNADNSQVKRSNALLQRHDQELNGNRIELLHQGQLFGMNSQWSSGIDYSHNVQMNYPRSVTGGFGSVDPAHFDPGHFYDLKGMVPGYQKNRQNTVDTWAAFLENRLQLTDRLSLLTGLRHDHIDLQVHNYRTVDANNPRDFKRIYEPTTGRVGLVYELTPAANVYVQYSTAADPPAGILTTATFAQVRDFDLSTGKQVEVGSKLSFLDGRGAATVAAYHIERKNLATADPANPGVTQPVGKQSSRGIELAASLRVTPQLLAEGNFAYVDAQYDEFNENVGGTSFSRKGNTPTNIPERVANLWLTYDIDPSWQVGGDSRYVSSVYADAANTRYAPAYTVFGAFVGYKVDDDTRITARVRNLTDEVYARWTSSSMLYLGAPRTLELAVQTRF is encoded by the coding sequence ATGCCCTACTCCTATCGCTTTTCCGGTTGCGCGGCGCTGCTGTGCGCGCTGTCCTTCAATGCCTCGGCTGAAGCGCCGCTGACCCTGCCCGACCTGCGCATCGATGGTCGTGCAGACGCCGACGACGGCGTGTTGCTCGACACCCCCTCACAAACCGGCTCACGCCTGGGCCTGACCCCACGGGAAACCCCGGCGTCGGTGAATATCGTCAACCGCCAGCAGATCGAACAACGCGGCGCCCAGACCACCCAGGACATGCTCGCCGGCGTACCCGGCATGACCGCCGCCTCGCCACCCGGCTCGGCAGGGTCGGTGGCCTACCGCGGTTTTTCCGGGGCGCAGATCACCCAACTGTTCAACGGCATCAGCGTGCAGTACGACTCGATTGCCGCGCGCCCGGTGGACAGCTGGATCTATGACCGCGTCGAAGCCATCGGCGGGCCTTCAAGCTTTCTGTTCGGCGCCGGCGCCGTCGGTGGCTCGATCAACTACATCACCAAGCTGGCCAGCCGCGACGAAAACTTCAACGAAGGCCGCATCAAGTACGGTTCCTACGACAGCAGCGAAACCTCGTTCGGCTTCAACCATGCCCTCAATGACGGCGACGGCATCCGCAACTATGCCCGCCTGGACTTCAGCCATACCCACAGCAATGGTTATGTTGACCGTGAAGAGCGCGATGCCTGGAGTGTGGCCTTCTCGCTGCTGACCGACATCAACGACCAGCTGTCGCACACCCTGGCCCTGGAATACCAGAACGAAAGCGTCGACAGCCCCTACTGGGGCAGCCCGGTACTCAACCCGCTGGGTGGCGAAATGAAGGTCGACGAAAGCCGCCGCTTCGAAAACTACAACGTCGAGGACGGCCGCTACGAACAACGCGTACGCTGGCTGCGCTCGATCACCGAGTACCGCTTCAACGACGACACCTCGCTGCGCAATACCCTCTACCACTACAACACCGAGCGAAACTTCCGCAACCTCGAGACCTACGCCTACAACGCCGACAACAGTCAGGTCAAACGCTCCAACGCGCTGTTGCAGCGCCATGACCAGGAGCTCAACGGCAACCGTATCGAACTGCTGCACCAAGGCCAGCTGTTCGGCATGAACAGCCAGTGGTCGAGCGGCATCGACTACAGCCACAACGTGCAGATGAACTATCCGCGCTCGGTCACCGGAGGGTTCGGCAGCGTCGACCCGGCGCACTTCGACCCCGGTCATTTCTACGACCTCAAAGGCATGGTCCCGGGCTACCAGAAGAACCGCCAGAACACCGTCGACACCTGGGCCGCCTTCCTTGAAAACCGCCTGCAACTGACCGATCGCCTGTCGCTGCTGACCGGCCTGCGTCACGACCACATCGACCTGCAGGTGCACAACTACCGCACTGTCGATGCCAACAATCCGCGCGACTTCAAGCGCATCTACGAACCCACCACCGGACGTGTTGGCCTGGTCTACGAGCTGACGCCGGCGGCCAATGTCTACGTGCAATACAGCACCGCCGCCGACCCGCCCGCCGGCATCCTCACCACCGCAACGTTCGCCCAGGTGCGCGACTTTGACCTGAGCACCGGCAAACAGGTCGAAGTGGGCAGCAAGCTCAGCTTCCTCGACGGCCGCGGCGCTGCCACGGTTGCCGCCTACCACATCGAGCGCAAGAACCTGGCCACCGCCGACCCGGCCAACCCCGGCGTCACCCAGCCGGTGGGCAAGCAATCGTCACGCGGCATCGAACTGGCCGCCTCCCTGCGCGTCACCCCGCAACTGCTGGCCGAGGGCAACTTCGCCTACGTCGATGCCCAGTACGACGAGTTCAACGAAAACGTCGGCGGCACCAGCTTCTCGCGCAAAGGCAATACCCCGACCAACATCCCCGAGCGGGTCGCCAACCTGTGGCTGACCTACGACATCGACCCCAGCTGGCAAGTGGGCGGCGATAGCCGCTACGTGTCGTCGGTGTATGCCGATGCGGCCAACACCCGCTATGCGCCGGCCTACACCGTCTTCGGCGCCTTCGTTGGCTACAAGGTCGATGACGACACCCGCATCACCGCCCGGGTGCGCAACCTGACCGACGAGGTGTACGCGCGCTGGACCAGCTCGAGCATGCTCTACCTCGGTGCGCCGCGGACCCTGGAACTGGCCGTGCAGACACGTTTCTAG
- a CDS encoding PepSY domain-containing protein yields MKRYLYLWHRWLGIGLCLFMALWFFSGVVMLYVGYPKLTPREHLSHLPVLSLQDCCVDLAVALAAADPQRAPASIRLSTVAGQPRYLFSYPGRSNVAVDARTGQRVGFTDREWALAAARQYDPLAAPVYRGPVQEDLWSHSRALDADRPMQRVQLADADGTLLYISGQTGAVVRDASALERGWNRVGAWLHWLYPLRGIGLDGWWSNLVIYLSLTATLMAVLGAVIGVLRWRISKPYRSGSRSPYRGFARWHHIGGLLFGVLAITWIFSGLMSMNPWRIFSSSTPLDTAAYQGGPLQAQAFPVSAPEALSRFADEGLVARELEWRLVGGQGYLIGHDGGGRTRVLSMVDGQVHNRLPRAALERAAQAILPQGRMHSELLDSYDFYYYARAEQSMLGHLEKRLPVLRVRFDDSQQTWLHLDLYTGEVLGVLDQPKRVSRWLFALLHSWDWLPLLQRRPVWDIWMIVFSVGGLILSVSGVVLGWRRLRK; encoded by the coding sequence ATGAAACGTTACCTGTACCTGTGGCACCGCTGGCTGGGCATCGGTCTGTGTCTGTTCATGGCCCTGTGGTTTTTCTCGGGCGTGGTCATGCTCTACGTCGGCTATCCCAAGCTGACACCGCGAGAGCACCTGAGCCATCTGCCGGTGCTCAGCCTGCAGGACTGCTGCGTCGACCTGGCCGTCGCGCTGGCCGCAGCCGATCCGCAGCGAGCCCCCGCAAGCATTCGCCTCAGTACCGTGGCGGGTCAGCCGCGCTACCTGTTCAGCTATCCGGGCCGCAGCAATGTCGCGGTGGATGCTCGCACGGGCCAGCGCGTGGGCTTCACTGACCGCGAGTGGGCCCTGGCCGCCGCTCGCCAGTACGATCCATTGGCAGCACCGGTTTATCGGGGGCCGGTGCAGGAAGACCTCTGGAGCCATTCCCGTGCGTTGGATGCCGACCGGCCGATGCAACGGGTACAGCTTGCCGATGCCGACGGCACCCTGTTGTACATCTCGGGGCAAACCGGCGCAGTGGTCCGCGATGCCAGCGCGCTGGAACGCGGCTGGAACCGGGTCGGCGCCTGGCTGCACTGGCTGTACCCGCTGCGTGGCATCGGCCTGGATGGCTGGTGGAGCAATCTGGTGATCTACCTGTCGCTGACGGCCACGCTCATGGCGGTGCTTGGGGCGGTGATCGGTGTGCTGCGCTGGCGCATCAGCAAACCCTACCGCAGCGGCTCGCGTTCGCCCTATCGGGGGTTTGCCCGCTGGCACCATATCGGTGGTTTGCTGTTTGGTGTGCTGGCGATCACCTGGATCTTCAGTGGCTTGATGTCGATGAATCCCTGGCGGATTTTCAGCAGTTCAACGCCACTGGACACCGCGGCGTATCAAGGTGGGCCGTTGCAGGCCCAAGCCTTTCCTGTTTCCGCGCCCGAAGCGCTTTCAAGGTTTGCCGATGAAGGATTGGTGGCGCGGGAGCTGGAGTGGCGTCTGGTCGGTGGTCAGGGTTATCTGATCGGGCATGACGGTGGGGGTCGTACCCGGGTGCTGTCGATGGTCGATGGGCAGGTGCATAACCGCTTGCCGAGGGCGGCGCTGGAACGCGCTGCGCAGGCGATTTTGCCGCAGGGGCGGATGCACAGTGAGCTACTCGATAGCTACGACTTTTACTACTACGCACGGGCTGAGCAGAGCATGCTCGGGCATCTGGAAAAGCGTTTGCCGGTGTTGCGGGTGCGCTTTGATGATTCGCAACAGACCTGGTTGCATCTGGATCTGTACACCGGGGAAGTGCTTGGTGTGCTCGATCAACCCAAGCGGGTATCACGCTGGTTGTTTGCCTTGTTGCATAGCTGGGACTGGTTGCCGTTGCTGCAGCGGCGGCCGGTTTGGGATATCTGGATGATTGTCTTCAGTGTTGGAGGGCTGATTCTCAGCGTCAGTGGGGTGGTGTTGGGATGGCGGCGATTGCGTAAGTAG